A single genomic interval of Lucilia cuprina isolate Lc7/37 chromosome 2, ASM2204524v1, whole genome shotgun sequence harbors:
- the LOC124421337 gene encoding uncharacterized protein LOC124421337: MSIFKKYLKILIFLNLILLNLSKANDGLKINTDLTAGIISDNLNSASGNNNNNQNLVDSLNAPLQNNSDSIGVMPATSASEDNHICTREEEYVEETRTPSLQPVKIRTATWCLEFPPRCSNYKTEMREVVKVQVGYHLPLENFL, translated from the coding sequence atgtcgattttcaaaaaatatttaaaaattttaatatttttaaatctaattttaCTAAATCTATCTAAAGCTAATgatggtttaaaaattaataccgATTTGACGGCGGGCATTATCAGTGATAACTTAAATTCGGCCAgtggtaataataataataatcaaaatttggTGGATTCGTTAAATGCTCCTTTACAAAATAATTCTGATAGTATTGGTGTAATGCCTGCAACTTCAGCTTCCGAGGATAATCATATTTGTACACGTGAGGAAGAATATGTGGAAGAAACGAGAACGCCTTCTTTACAGCCAGTGAAGATAAGAACCGCTACTTGGTGCTTGGAATTTCCACCTAGATGTTCGAATTATAAAACTGAAATGAGAGAAGTGGTTAAAGTACAGGTGGGTTATCATCTaccattagaaaattttctataa
- the LOC111682922 gene encoding uncharacterized protein LOC111682922: MKYFIKILLLQIICHNFYCVTAQWCKRYQVVNKTRVQWHKGERMVTRRKLFNVIRYSNVPYRYSTVENYHDYERVNVCCDGYTKISDSKCEPICSPSCPTNTHCIRPNICECDVNYKGYTASATTIQCEPICIPNCPKNAQCIAPNQCRCNSGYQMDSVSGECFPICNNCPENSICTQPDQCTCNAGYLDNGLGECKPICIKPCPEFSECTKPEKCTCQQNYKKNVNGKCEAICEQECPENSLCIKPNECSCQKGYEEAEYINATRFKCLPKCNNGCPLNALCIKPNVCECQKGYRMSPDNVCQPVCENECPQYATCSEPNRCSCHEGYEQQELQCQPICEKACPEHASCREPNKCQCEAGYQMTEENICQPVCEDKCPQYATCIEPNKCSCNKGYELLEQQCQPVCEKSCPEHASCSEPNKCQCEAGYQLKLSSIYNLFCEPICQANCSTFGKCVQPNKCECLEGYEMDELEVCQPICSRGCKNGLCFQPEICICNPGYLMGPQEECEPFCSLPCQNGSCIEPEICQCHEGYKLKNNSINICEPLCDPQCINGICVAPNVCICHENYEPTTTAIGLNHHNCQVVANITITTTTQPEFETSTYKQQSTAQMLTTLTTLDLTSTLNPDQLRQTSASNLVSADICNDRCHCWQEFDEYGPLITKQCVRLCVDDFDKPCLDLNRCKCDVAKNHLICQATDDSMELDDDPLFYRCNLERFKATTFKPLNDGVSSDMKSVQPEKMSSFPWWWPVIAAVLVVSSVIVGLLYVRFRKFEVVTTTLMLFYGCQGQYKNTGIKTRYPSPSSGNLILGNATEHNETNHYVYSQQPHFENPQPQYNTYDRYNGNFKPAEYYPGGAAVPTVTRPPVVLDATAEFINKTRSAMASGICYTEVPLLLGYILNVIVYFNFCWFLYFLQNITKTRTIRFCCSGYEGNISINDTVCKPVCRGGCGRGYCLKPDECSCEPGYMGKHCTQRCDHDHWGLECKNQCLCHNGAACDNKSGICHCTIGWTGEFCEQPCPMGTHGVMCRKACECDNKLCHPQTGACDNPLEPTIAPNATHVMIATLNSTIVNITHNLDRIAKNIVTIATSTTENINLALPPQILELTTVKTIPEVIVIKQEEPPHTPKIIVHQQGSGLLENLHGAAKTPEVIHVITNWPSGTQPHHNLTQEEKINLAGFGIHGGSQSKEETFKSTENHTADHENSVLTTLLVILLIIMVAIGIGFLYVYRRYHLQKAQVEAALAARNVSLVPGVNAPIVITPPPLPPHTNEQHLKEMGGSGLGGGGTLNKSFLKPLPDLPAFTQMVRNKIEGPDLYDSPSNTSSLTSQTPTPTPYAYARKESLYSMVTPKSRKGSMDSHLYDEIRYPTALHQQNHLNTSNMYPHHHQQQQQQHHQQHHHHQQQHHTQQQHPQHHQGSHHQHHHHHHHQQQQQQQHPSNHLTTPTTHHVSHLIIPPQNSKYLQVPQISHTSHKVAHI; this comes from the exons atgaaatattttattaaaatattattattacaaatcatttgtcataatttttattgtgtcaCCGCTCAATGGTGTAAAAGATATCAAGTGGTTAATAAGACCCGTGTCCAATGGCATAAGGGCGAACGTATGGTGACAaggagaaaattatttaatgttattaGATATTCAAATGTACCTTATCGGTACTCAACCGTAgag AACTATCATGACTATGAGCGAGTCAATGTTTGCTGTGATGGTTACACCAAAATTAGTGATAGCAAATGTGAACCCATTTGCAGTCCTTCCTGTCCCACAAATACCCATTGCATACGACCAAATATCTGCGAATGTGATGTGAATTATAAAGGTTACACTGCTAGTGCAACAACTATACAATGTGAACCGATATGTATTCCCAACTGCCCAAAAAATGCCCAGTGTATTGCACCAAACCAGTGTCGCTGCAATAGTGGTTATCAAATGGATTCAGTTAGTGGTGAATGTTTTCCCATTTGTAATAATTGTCCCGAAAATTCGATATGTACCCAACCCGATCAGTGTACATGTAATGCAGGATATTTAGATAATGGTTTAGGTGAATGTAAACCAATATGCATCAAACCATGTCCTGAATTCAGTGAATGTACCAAACCGGAAAAATGCACTTGTCAGCAGAATTACAAAAAGAACGTAAATGGTAAATGTGAGGCGATATGTGAACAGGAATGTCCTGAAAATTCCCTTTGTATTAAACCCAATGAATGTAGTTGCCAAAAAGGTTATGAGGAGGCAGAATATATAAATGCTACACGATTTAAATGTTTACCAAAATGCAATAATGGTTGCCCTTTAAATGCACTATGCATTAAGCCCAATGTGTGTGAGTGTCAAAAGGGTTATCGAATGTCACCTGATAATGTATGTCAACCTGTTTGTGAAAACGAATGTCCTCAATATGCCACTTGTAGTGAACCCAATAGATGCAGTTGCCATGAGGGCTATGAACAGCAAGAGCTACAATGTCAACCTATTTGTGAGAAAGCCTGTCCAGAACATGCCAGCTGTAGGGAACCCAATAAATGTCAATGTGAAGCTGGTTATCAAATGACAGAAGAAAACATTTGCCAACCTGTTTGTGAGGACAAATGTCCTCAATATGCCACATGTATAGAACCTAATAAATGTAGCTGCAATAAAGGCTATGAACTGCTAGAGCAACAATGTCAACCGGTTTGTGAGAAATCCTGTCCAGAACATGCCAGCTGTAGTGAACCCAATAAATGTCAATGTGAGGCTGGCTATCAATTGAAATTATCCTCTATATATAATCTATTCTGTGAACCGATTTGCCAAGCCAACTGTTCCACATTTGGCAAATGTGTGCAACCGAATAAGTGTGAATGTTTAGAAGGTTACGAAATGGATGAGCTGGAGGTATGTCAACCGATTTGTAGTAGAGGCTGCAAAAATGGTTTATGTTTTCAACCCGAAATCTGTATCTGTAATCCGGGCTATTTAATGGGTCCGCAAGAAGAATGTGAGCCATTCTGTTCGTTGCCCTGTCAAAATGGCTCCTGCATTGAGCCGGAGATATGTCAGTGTCATGAGggttataaattgaaaaataactcTATAAACATATGTGAGCCCCTATGTGATCCTCAGTGTATAAATGGTATTTGTGTGGCGccaaatgtttgtatatgtCATGAAAACTATGAACCCACAACAACTGCAATTGGTCTAAATCACCACAATTGTCAAGTAGTAGCAAACATCACTATTACTACTACTACACAACCGGAATTTGAAACCAGCACTTATAAACAACAGTCTACAGCTCAAATGTTAACTACCCTAACTACACTAGATCTCACCAGTACCCTTAATCCCGATCAATTAAGACAAACCTCAGCCAGCAACTTAGTATCGGCTGATATTTGCAATGATCGTTGCCACTGTTGGCAAGAGTTTGATGAATATGGTCCactaataacaaaacaatgtGTACGTTTGTGCGTCGACGACTTTGACAAACCCTGTCTAGATTTAAATCGTTGTAAATGTGATGTCGCTAAAAATCATCTAATTTGTCAAGCCACGGATGATTCTATGGAACTGGACGACGATCCTCTTTTCTATAGATGTAATCTAGAACGTTTTAAAGCCACCACCTTTAAACCACTAAACGATGGTGTAAGTAGTGACATGAAAAGTGTACAACCGGAGAAAATGTCAAGCTTTCCTTGGTGGTGGCCCGTTATAGCGGCAGTTTTAGTTGTTTCAAGTGTAATTGTGGGTCTGTTATATGTGCGCTTTAGAAAATTTGAGG TTGTGACAACAACACTAATGTTGTTCTATGGCTGTCAGGGCCAATATAAAAATACCGGCATAAAGACACGCTACCCATCGCCCAGTTCGGGTAATTTAATTTTGGGCAATGCCACCGAACATAATGAAACCAATCATTATGTTTATAGTCAACAGCCACATTTTGAGAACCCACAACCACAGTACAACACCTACGATCGTTATAATGGCAATTTTAAGCCTGCGGAATATTACCCAGGTGGAGCTGCAGTACCCACCGTGACAAGACCGCCTGTAGTCTTAGACGCCACTGCGGAGTTTATTAACAAAACCAGATCGGCCATGGCTTCTGGTATTTGTTATACAGAAGTACC tCTACTTTTAGGCTATATATTAAATGTGatcgtttattttaatttttgttggtttttgtattttttacagaATATAACCAAGACACGCACCATACGTTTCTGTTGCTCTGGATATGAAGGCAACATATCGATCAATGATACGGTTTGTAAACCGGTTTGTAGAGGTGGTTGTGGTCGCGGCTATTGTTTAAAACCCGATGAGTGTAGTTGTGAACCTGGTTATATGGGCAAGCACTGTACGCAAC gttGCGATCACGATCATTGGGGTCTGGAGTGTAAAAATCAGTGTCTGTGTCATAATGGTGCCGCTTGTGATAATAAATCGGGCATATGTCATTGCACCATAGGATGGACAGGGgaatt TTGTGAACAACCTTGTCCCATGGGTACTCATGGCGTTATGTGCCGCAAAGCCTGTGAGTGTGACAACAAACTGTGTCATCCTCAGACGGGTGCCTGTGATAATCCGCTGGAACCCACCATTGCACCAAATGCTACACATGTCATGATAGCTACGCTTAATTCAACCATTGTCAATATCACTCATAATTTGGATCGTATAGCTAAAAATATAGTAACCATAGCCACCTCTAcaacagaaaatataaatttggcaTTACCACCCCAGATTTTAGAATTGACCACGGTCAAAACGATACCCGAGGTAATAGTGATAAAGCAGGAAGAACCTCCTCATACACCTAAGATTATTGTTCATCAACAGGGTTCAGGGTTATTGGAAAATTTACATGGTGCTGCTAAAACTCCCGAAGTAATACATGTTATAACCAATTGGCCATCAGGTACACAGCCACATCATAATTTGACGCAGGAAGAGAAGATAAATTTGGCAGGATTTGGCATTCATGGTGGCAGCCAGAGTAAAGAAGAAACTTTCAAATCCACCGAGAATCATACTGCTGATCACGAGAATAGTGTGCTTACCACTCTGCTGGTGATATTGCTGATTATTATGGTGGCTATAGGTATAGGTTTCCTATATGTTTATCGTAGATATCACTTGCAGAAGGCCCAAGTAGAGGCTGCCTTGGCAGCACGTAATGTTAGCCTAGTGCCGGGGGTAAATGCTCCCATAGTTATAACACCTCCACCCCTACCGCCTCATACAAATGAACAGCATTTGAAAGAAATGGGTGGCAGTGGTCTGGGAGGCGGTGgtactttaaataaaagttttcttaaaccTTTGCCCGATTTGCCGGCCTTTACACAAATGGTACGCAATAAAATCGAGG gaCCCGACTTGTATGATTCACCCAGTAATACATCCTCTTTAACCTCGCAAACACCTACACCCACACCATATGCCTATGCACGCAAAGAATCTTTATATTCGATGGTTACACCTAAATCTCGTAAAGGCAGCATGGATTCTCATTTATACGATGAGATACGTTATCCCACAGCTTTACATCAGCAAAATCATCTTAATACATCGAACATGTATCCACATCatcaccagcaacaacaacaacagcatcaccagcaacatcatcatcatcaacaacaacatcatactCAACAGCAACATCCGCAACATCATCAGGGCTCacatcatcagcatcatcatcaccaccatcaccaacagcagcaacaacagcagcatccTTCAAATCACTTAACAACACCCACCACACATCATGTCTCACATTTAATAATACCACCACAGAATTCCAAATATTTACAAGTGCCACAAATTTCTCACACATCACATAAGGTTGctcatatttaa
- the LOC111682936 gene encoding multiple epidermal growth factor-like domains protein 10 gives MVFDIRLKIIIYFMLIKVAITFTYSEIYGDIYPSSWDLTLYESIHDTENKCFEEKPAFYYQTKEYLPVQGNGSSPFYHRFEVCCEGYKRSPRDWQKCIPDCSHTSPDNCRNGFCRSPENCECFEGFVKNREGVCIHTCPISCENGQCLLDGTCICQPGYVLDSETRKFCIPDCYHIACGLHQRCIAPGQCVCEKGYKWLDGLGCQPICLPHCGHGRCVAPDKCECFAGFIKRPGKNICEAECYINCLNGFCESRYKCQCHVGFAYDTLTSSCLPDCQGLCQHGVCIAPGVCKCFEGYNIQDNVCKPICEKGCGLYGKCIAPNKCACATGLQLCLSGSCNSLGRCVCPAGMSHFIDQCLFSSSLVNSIYSYSQREFFNKQLNYEFNALIGRLFKF, from the exons atggtTTTCGATATAAGACTAAAAATAATTATCTATTTTATGCTTATAAAAGTGGCAATAACTTTTACGTACTCCGAAATCTATGGAGATATATATCCCAGCAGCTGGGATTTGACTTTATATGAAAGCATACACGATACGGAAAATAAGTGTTTTGAGGAGAAACC aGCTTTTTATTATCAAACCAAAGAGTACTTGCCAGTACAAGGTAATGGCTCCAGTCCCTTTTACCATCGATTCGAAGTATGCTGTGAAGGTTATAAACGTTCACCGAGAGACTGGCAAAAATGTATACCTGACTGCAGCCATACATCTCCTGATAATTGTCGTAATGGTTTTTGTCGTTCGCCTGAAAACTGTGAATGTTTTGAGGGCTTTGTTAAGAATCGAGAGGGCGTTTGCATACACACCTGTCCGATTTCTTGTGAAAATGGTCAGTGTTTATTAGATGGTACCTGTATATGTCAACCTGGTTATGTATTAGATTCTGAgactagaaaattttgtatacccGACTGCTATCACATAGCCTGTGGACTACATCAGCGTTGTATAGCACCCGGGCAATGTGTTTGCGAAAAGGGTTATAAATGGTTAGATGGTTTAGGATGTCAACCAATATGTTTACCCCACTGTGGTCATGGTCGTTGTGTAGCACCCGATAAATGTGAATGTTTTGCGGGATTTATTAAAAGACcaggaaaaaatatatgtgaGGCAGAGTGTTATAT cAACTGTCTTAATGGGTTTTGCGAATCTCGTTATAAATGTCAGTGTCATGTTGGTTTTGCCTATGACACTTTAACCTCTTCCTGTTTACCAGACTGTCAGGGTTTGTGTCAGCATGGTGTGTGTATAGCTCCTGGTGTATGTAAATGTTTTGAGGGTTATAATATACAGGATAATGTCTGCAAGCCTATATGTGAAAA GGGTTGTGGTCTTTATGGTAAATGTATAGCTCCCAATAAATGTGCCTGTGCTACAGGCCTACAGTTATGTTTATCTGGATCCTGTAATTCTTTGGGTCGTTGTGTCTGCCCCGCTGGTATGTCTCATTTCATTGATCaatgtttgttttcttcatCTCTAGTTAATTCGATTTATAGTTACAGTCAGCGCGAGTTctttaacaaacaattaaattatgaatttaatgcTTTAATTGGTAGATTAttcaaattctaa
- the LOC111682938 gene encoding uncharacterized protein LOC111682938 codes for MLAKLRPGQWTKHLNLLVLICLVTNHVQIVQLETDDVDYDISDTYILQRPPYKLEPTYRNPYKPVSKHTQRKKKPQHFASTTESLCVRNLKKKKAEEERENPPKKIVISGNRWHGPVQYGEYMWKTKRQEKRTNRLRPISQIERKLHKCYKWVNSKELKQYEWPAIIQTIESKDLYHIEICCPDFGPIRYMGNTLCRPFCSNCRNGDCIAPDKCRCFDGFVLTDNEECVFTCPISCLNGRCNLLLNTCLCNNGFKLDETKQFCRPICHSGCDANPLHNCTAPEVCGCVRGYSLTDNGCQPIAKG; via the exons ATGTTAGCAAAGCTCAGACCCGGGCAGTGgactaaacatttaaatttattagtatTAATATGTTTAGTAACAAATCATGTGCAGATAGTACAACTGGAGACAGATGATGTCGATTATGATATTTCAGATACTTATATTTTACAACGACCGCCCTATAAATTGGAACCCACCTATAGGAATCCATATAAACCAGTTAGTAAACATACGCAACGCAAAAAGAAACCGCAACATTTTGCCAGCACTACCGAATCGCTGTGTgtaagaaatttgaaaaagaaaaaagccgAAGAGGAAAGAGAAAATCCACCCAAGAAGATAGTAATCAGTGGTAATCGTTGGCATGGACCGGTACAATATGGTGAATATATGTGGAAAACTAAAAGGCAAGAAAAACGTACTAACAGATTAAGACCTATATCGCAGATTGAGAGAAAGTTACATAAATGCTATAAATGGGTTAA ttcCAAAGAACTTAAACAGTATGAATGGCCGGCCATTATACAAACTATAGAAAGTAAAGATTTATATCATATCGAAATTTGCTGCCCCGACTTTGGACCTATTCGCTATATGGGCAATACCTTGTGTCGTCCATTTTGCTCGAATTGCCGCAATGGTGATTGTATTGCGCCTGATAAGTGTCGTTGTTTTGATGGCTTCGTTTTGACTGATAACGAAGAGTGTGTCTTCACATGTCCCATTTCCTGTTTAAATGGTCGTTGTAATTTATTACTGAACACTTGTTTGTGCAATAATGGCTTCAAGTTGGATGAGACTAAACAATTCTGCCGACCGATTTGTCATTCCGGCTGTGATGCTAATCCATTGCACAATTGTACTGCTCCTGAGGTCTGCGGTTGTGTGAGGGGTTATTCGTTGACCGACAATGGTTGTCAGCCTATAGCAAAGGGATAA
- the LOC111682939 gene encoding uncharacterized protein LOC111682939, which produces MHKKVICLVFIIVAIVSVQSYPQFWKMNTMSEKDRFILDVKSTMSAGICYKKVQAKASDPELRIRTVSFCCDGYKRNPLSPHLVKCDPVCNEDCSYGICSAPDTCECFPGYERKGGRCESIY; this is translated from the exons atgcataaaaaagtGATATGTTTGGTTTTCATCATTGTTGCCATTGTCAGTGTACAATCCTATCCACAGTTTTGGAAAATGAATACTATGAGTGAGAAAGACAGATTTATATTGGATGTGAAAAGTACCATGTCAGCTGGTATTTGTTATAAGAAAGTGCA AGCTAAAGCCAGTGATCCTGAATTGCGTATACGTACAGTGTCCTTCTGTTGTGATGGCTATAAACGCAATCCTCTGTCACCACATTTAGTGAAATGTGATCCCGTTTGTAATGAGGACTGCAGCTATGGCATCTGTTCAGCACCAGATACTTGTGAATGTTTCCCAGGCTATGAACGTAAAGGTGGAAGATGTGAAAGTATTTACTAG
- the LOC111682937 gene encoding uncharacterized protein LOC111682937, producing MHRNNYIIKVPVMAIIVALVLTQLQLIVMVLGAKHYNQPYGDILMKDNENEYQNIFDTRNGLNRIEPRNRQRLGNSYQQPAVGYGGKYQNEYETPATGRRRGEREKSQYQNMDNTYYNRNNRNLGRNNPNGWMVSSSIVEEQQQHDNVTMENREDSLQHKCHIWVPMDALDKYPNAERKQDNKITGSVYIEICCKGYAPMRWRGRTLCRPICDNCQNGRCIAPGVCECYDEYVANDNGDCVFTCPMGCLNGHCYLDGTCQCDPGYKLDESRKFCRPICSKGCGNSRLHNCTEPEVCGCNKGYILTDNDCQPVCQPECGNGGTCQSPNNCLCAPGFDKKDGVCQADCYQKCDNGICYSRNRCICNPGFTYHERSTQCIPK from the exons ATGCATAGAAATAATTACATAATTAAAGTACCAGTAATGGCCATAATAGTGGCTCTAGTATTAACCCAGTTACAGTTAATAGTTATGGTACTAGGAGCCAAACATTATAATCAACCTTATGGTGATATTTTAATGAAAGATAATGAAAATGagtatcaaaatatttttgatactaGAAATGGACTCAATCGTATAGAGCCTAGAAATAGACAACGTTTGGGTAATAGTTACCAGCAACCTGCTGTCGGCTATGGTGGAAAGTATCAGAACGAGTATGAAACACCTGCTACCGGACGCAGAAGAGGTGAACGAGAGAAGAGTCAATATCAAAATATGGACAATACATATTATAATCGTAATAATCGTAATTTGGGTAGAAATAATCCCAATGGCTGGATGGTTTCTTCCAGCATTGTAgaagaacagcaacaacatgaTAATGTTACTATGGAAAATCGTGAAGATTCTTTGCAGCATAAGTGCCACATATGGGTACC aatggATGCCTTAGATAAATATCCAAATGCCGAGAGAAAACAAGATAATAAAATAACCGGTTCGGTGTATATAGAAATCTGTTGTAAGGGTTATGCACCCATGCGTTGGCGTGGTCGCACACTTTGTCGTCCAATATGTGACAACTGTCAAAATGGTCGTTGTATTGCACCGGGTGTATGTGAGTGTTATGATGAATATGTGGCCAATGATAATGGTGATTGTGTTTTCACCTGTCCCATGGGTTGTCTAAATGGACATTGCTACTTAGATGGCACCTGTCAATGTGATCCCGGCTATAAGTTAGATGAATCAAGAAAATTCTGTCGTCCCATTTGCAGTAAAGGTTGCGGCAATAGTCGTTTACACAATTGCACTGAACCGGAAGTGTGTGGCTGCAATAAGGGTTATATACTAACCGACAATGATTGTCAGCCCGTGTGTCAGCCTGAATGCGGTAATGGTGGCACCTGCCAGAGTccaaataattgtttatgtGCGCCAGGATTTGATAAGAAAGACGGTGTCTGTCAAGCAGATTGTTATCA aAAATGTGACAATGGCATTTGCTATAGTCGTAATAGATGTATTTGTAATCCCGGCTTTACTTACCATGAGCGTTCCACGCAGTGTATACCGAAATAA